The following are from one region of the Oryzias latipes chromosome 12, ASM223467v1 genome:
- the st6galnac4 gene encoding alpha-N-acetyl-neuraminyl-2,3-beta-galactosyl-1,3-N-acetyl-galactosaminide alpha-2,6-sialyltransferase (The RefSeq protein aligns at 91% coverage compared to this genomic sequence) — protein sequence MSQRLLCTLEFVLRSSEESARSSRNHLLSLPLLFWFGHLIMREDDYPSGQSSGLRGYTRIRPDGKSQFLDIHCDSCALVSSSGQMLNAGAGEEIDQIGCVIRMNNAPTSGFEKDVGSRTSVRVVSHTSVPLLVKNEQYYFRQEADTTYVIWGPERNMRQDGKGPVFNLLLKMATKYPKARIFAITREKIQDCDNVFQNETGKNRMKTGAFLSTGFFTMILAMDICDGVTVFGMIDNNHCSRANRSVVPYHYYEQNRVSECRMYQVHESTRRGGHRFITEKLIYARWAARHNIQFKHPSWSL from the exons CCTGCTGAGCCTTCCGCTGCTGTTCTGGTTCGGACATTTGATCATGCGGGAAGACGATTATCCATCGGGGCAGAGCTCCGGGCTCAGAGGCTACACGAGGATCCGACCTGATGGCAAATCCCAG TTTCTGGACATTCACTGTGACAGCTGTGCCTTGGTCTCCAGCTCCGGTCAGATGCTCAACGCCGGTGCTGGAGAGGAGATCGACCAAATCGGTTGCGTGATCCGCATGAACAACGCGCCCACCAGCGGGTTCGAGAAGGACGTGGGGAGCCGTACCAGTGTTCGGGTCGTGTCCCACACCAGCGTTCCCCTGCTCGTGAAAAACGAACAGTATTACTTCCGACAGGAAGCAGACACCACCTACGTCATTTGGGGTCCCGAGAGGAACATGAGACAAGATGGCAAAGGGCCCGTCTTTAACCTCCTCCTGAAAATGGCCACCAAGTATCCAAAAGCCAGAATCTTTGCCATAACTAGGGAGAAGATTCAAGACTGTGATAATGTGTTTCAGAATGAAACTGGGAAAAACAG GATGAAAACAGGAGCGTTCCTCAGCACTGGGTTCTTCACGATGATTCTGGCCATGGACATATGCGACGGCGTCACGGTATTCGGAATGATCGACAACAACCACTGCAG TCGAGCCAATCGCAGCGTCGTTCCGTACCACTACTACGAACAAAACCGAGTCAGCGAGTGCAGGATGTACCAAGTTCATGAGAGCACGCGGCGCGGCGGACACCGCTTCATCACCGAGAAGCTCATCTATGCCAGATGGGCAGCGCGGCACAACATCCAGTTTAAACATCCATCCTGGAGCCTTTGA
- the miga2 gene encoding mitoguardin 2 isoform X1, giving the protein MSLKQAEGMSIAQALAMTVAEIPVFLYSTFGQSIFSQLKLSPSLKKVLFATALGSVALALTAHHLKRRGRKRKQAAQEKEGHRVVGIPEALLKTGRPSSLKRGPFTGRQMMSPSSRSNDTMSGISSLAPSKHSSSSHSLASTRVPNSPNQSVNPPTPLEAQSVMEESGKVEDANAENLYLMGMELFEEALRKWEQALNIRHHTHSTSSNSSLILQGAACSDSPTVMGETHDKVLAEKLESLLHRAYHLQEDFGSGLPADSVLADFASEGTLILPQVESLYRLQDDDATTISSDDSFFSAAEIFDKMTLEELYQPIRPAALYEEALTLVREGKVPFRSMRTELLECYGDQDFLAKLHCVRQAFQVLLLDESHRTFFMELGKQMIVGLMVKANKSPKAFLESYEDMLLYTQREETWPVTKMELDGRGVVCMNFFDIVLDFILMDAFEDLESPPSSVVAVLRNRWLSDSFKETALATACWSVLKAKRRLLMVPDGFISHFYAISEHVSPVLAFGFLGPRQHLSDVCMIFKQQIVQYLKDMFDHDKVRFTSVQCLAEDILKLSHRRSEILLGYLGINSLLELNNDLPRGIEASPGAS; this is encoded by the exons ATGTCTCTGAAACAAGCAGAAGGCATGTCCATCGCTCAGGCTTTGGCCATGACTGTAGCTGAGATCCCAGTCTTTCTTTATTCCACGTTTGGACAG TCAATATTTTCCCAGCTAAAGCTATCTCCAAGCTTGAAGAAAGTGCTGTTTGCTACAGCCCTCGGCAGCGTGGCTTTAGCTCTAACTGCTCATCATCTGAAAAGGCGAGGGAGAAAAAGGAAGCAGGCAGCACAAGAGAAGGAAGGCCATAGAGTAGTGGGAATTCCTGAGGCGCTGCTGAAGACAGGAAGGCCGTCATCATTAAAAAGAG GTCCATTTACTGGTCGGCAGATGATGAGCCCCAGCTCTCGGAGCAACGACACCATGAGTGGCATTTCCTCCCTGGCTCCCAGCAAACACTCCAGCTCCTCACACAGCCTGGCTTCT ACTCGAGTCCCAAATTCTCCAAATCAGTCTGTTAATCCGCCCACCCCCTTGGAGGCCCAGTCAGTGATGGAAGAGTCAGGGAAAGTAGAGGATGCAAATGCAGAAAACTTATATTTAATGG GGATGGAGTTGTTTGAGGAAGCGCTACGAAAGTGGGAGCAAGCCCTGAACATTCGTCATCACACCCACTCAACCTCCAGCAACAGCAGCCTCATCCTGCAGGGGGCGGCATGCAGTGACTCTCCCACGGTAATG gGGGAAACGCATGATAAAGTGTTAGCTGAGAAGCTGGAGTCGCTGCTGCATAGGGCGTACCACCTACAGGAGGATTTCGGCAGCGGCCTCCCTGCAGACAGTGTGCTGGCAGACTTCG CGAGTGAAGGAACTCTTATCCTGCCTCAAGTGGAGAGTTTGTACAGACTGCAAGATGACGACGCCACCACCATTAGCTCTGATGACTCCTTTTTCTCAGCGGCAGAG ATCTTTGATAAAATGACTCTAGAGGAGCTCTACCAGCCAATAAGGCCGGCAGCTCTTTATGAAGAAGCCTTAACTCTGGTCCGCGAAGGCAAAGTCCCCTTTAGATCCATGAG aACTGAATTGCTTGAATGTTACGGTGACCAAGACTTCCTCGCCAAGCTCCACTGTGTGAGACAAGCATTCCAG gtTCTATTGTTAGACGAAAGTCACCGCACATTTTTCATGGAGTTGGGGAAACAGATGATTGTCGGGTTAATGGTAAAGGCAAACAAG AGCCCCAAAGCTTTTCTGGAAAGCTATGAAGACATGCTGCTTTACACTCAGAGGGAGGAAACGTGGCCCGTTACAAAGATGGAACTGGACGGTCGAGGG GTGGTGTGCATGAACTTTTTCGACATAGTGTTAGATTTCATCTTAATGGATGCATTCGAAGACCTCGAGAGCCCTCCCTCCTCTGTCGTGGCTGTACTGAGGAACCGCTGGCTCTCCGACAGCTTCAAAGAGACG GCTTTGGCAACGGCTTGCTGGTCTGTCTTAAAAGCAAAAAGGCGCCTTCTTATG GTGCCTGATGGGTTCATCTCCCACTTCTACGCCATATCGGAACATGTAAGCCCAGTCTTAGCGTTTGGGTTTTTGGGGCCTCGTCAGCATCTGAGTGACGTTTGCATGATTTTCAAA CAACAAATCGTCCAGTACCTTAAGGACATGTTTGATCACGACAAGGTCCGCTTCACGTCAGTGCAGTGCCTGGCTGAGGACATCCTGAAGCTTTCCCATAGGAGGAGTGAGATCCTACTGGGGTACTTGGGCATAAACAGCCTTCTGGAGCTGAACAATGATCTGCCCAGAGGCATAGAGGCCTCCCCAGGTGCCAGCTAG
- the miga2 gene encoding mitoguardin 2 isoform X2 produces MSLKQAEGMSIAQALAMTVAEIPVFLYSTFGQSIFSQLKLSPSLKKVLFATALGSVALALTAHHLKRRGRKRKQAAQEKEGHRVVGIPEALLKTGRPSSLKRGPFTGRQMMSPSSRSNDTMSGISSLAPSKHSSSSHSLASTRVPNSPNQSVNPPTPLEAQSVMEESGKVEDANAENLYLMGMELFEEALRKWEQALNIRHHTHSTSSNSSLILQGAACSDSPTGETHDKVLAEKLESLLHRAYHLQEDFGSGLPADSVLADFASEGTLILPQVESLYRLQDDDATTISSDDSFFSAAEIFDKMTLEELYQPIRPAALYEEALTLVREGKVPFRSMRTELLECYGDQDFLAKLHCVRQAFQVLLLDESHRTFFMELGKQMIVGLMVKANKSPKAFLESYEDMLLYTQREETWPVTKMELDGRGVVCMNFFDIVLDFILMDAFEDLESPPSSVVAVLRNRWLSDSFKETALATACWSVLKAKRRLLMVPDGFISHFYAISEHVSPVLAFGFLGPRQHLSDVCMIFKQQIVQYLKDMFDHDKVRFTSVQCLAEDILKLSHRRSEILLGYLGINSLLELNNDLPRGIEASPGAS; encoded by the exons ATGTCTCTGAAACAAGCAGAAGGCATGTCCATCGCTCAGGCTTTGGCCATGACTGTAGCTGAGATCCCAGTCTTTCTTTATTCCACGTTTGGACAG TCAATATTTTCCCAGCTAAAGCTATCTCCAAGCTTGAAGAAAGTGCTGTTTGCTACAGCCCTCGGCAGCGTGGCTTTAGCTCTAACTGCTCATCATCTGAAAAGGCGAGGGAGAAAAAGGAAGCAGGCAGCACAAGAGAAGGAAGGCCATAGAGTAGTGGGAATTCCTGAGGCGCTGCTGAAGACAGGAAGGCCGTCATCATTAAAAAGAG GTCCATTTACTGGTCGGCAGATGATGAGCCCCAGCTCTCGGAGCAACGACACCATGAGTGGCATTTCCTCCCTGGCTCCCAGCAAACACTCCAGCTCCTCACACAGCCTGGCTTCT ACTCGAGTCCCAAATTCTCCAAATCAGTCTGTTAATCCGCCCACCCCCTTGGAGGCCCAGTCAGTGATGGAAGAGTCAGGGAAAGTAGAGGATGCAAATGCAGAAAACTTATATTTAATGG GGATGGAGTTGTTTGAGGAAGCGCTACGAAAGTGGGAGCAAGCCCTGAACATTCGTCATCACACCCACTCAACCTCCAGCAACAGCAGCCTCATCCTGCAGGGGGCGGCATGCAGTGACTCTCCCACG gGGGAAACGCATGATAAAGTGTTAGCTGAGAAGCTGGAGTCGCTGCTGCATAGGGCGTACCACCTACAGGAGGATTTCGGCAGCGGCCTCCCTGCAGACAGTGTGCTGGCAGACTTCG CGAGTGAAGGAACTCTTATCCTGCCTCAAGTGGAGAGTTTGTACAGACTGCAAGATGACGACGCCACCACCATTAGCTCTGATGACTCCTTTTTCTCAGCGGCAGAG ATCTTTGATAAAATGACTCTAGAGGAGCTCTACCAGCCAATAAGGCCGGCAGCTCTTTATGAAGAAGCCTTAACTCTGGTCCGCGAAGGCAAAGTCCCCTTTAGATCCATGAG aACTGAATTGCTTGAATGTTACGGTGACCAAGACTTCCTCGCCAAGCTCCACTGTGTGAGACAAGCATTCCAG gtTCTATTGTTAGACGAAAGTCACCGCACATTTTTCATGGAGTTGGGGAAACAGATGATTGTCGGGTTAATGGTAAAGGCAAACAAG AGCCCCAAAGCTTTTCTGGAAAGCTATGAAGACATGCTGCTTTACACTCAGAGGGAGGAAACGTGGCCCGTTACAAAGATGGAACTGGACGGTCGAGGG GTGGTGTGCATGAACTTTTTCGACATAGTGTTAGATTTCATCTTAATGGATGCATTCGAAGACCTCGAGAGCCCTCCCTCCTCTGTCGTGGCTGTACTGAGGAACCGCTGGCTCTCCGACAGCTTCAAAGAGACG GCTTTGGCAACGGCTTGCTGGTCTGTCTTAAAAGCAAAAAGGCGCCTTCTTATG GTGCCTGATGGGTTCATCTCCCACTTCTACGCCATATCGGAACATGTAAGCCCAGTCTTAGCGTTTGGGTTTTTGGGGCCTCGTCAGCATCTGAGTGACGTTTGCATGATTTTCAAA CAACAAATCGTCCAGTACCTTAAGGACATGTTTGATCACGACAAGGTCCGCTTCACGTCAGTGCAGTGCCTGGCTGAGGACATCCTGAAGCTTTCCCATAGGAGGAGTGAGATCCTACTGGGGTACTTGGGCATAAACAGCCTTCTGGAGCTGAACAATGATCTGCCCAGAGGCATAGAGGCCTCCCCAGGTGCCAGCTAG
- the dolpp1 gene encoding dolichyldiphosphatase 1: MALEEQCSAPPRWQAISATHVEFPEGDLTGRLLAYISLLPIAILVGFVTLIVFKRELHTISFFGGILLNEGLNWLLKHILREPRPCAGAHTTLHTEYGMPSSHSQLIWFFVVYFFLFLYLRMHQTNNARCVDLLWRHILSIFLLAVAFSVSYSRVYLLYHTWSQVFYGGVAGSTMAIIWFFFTQEMLTPLFPKIAAWPVSEYFLVRDTSLIPNILWFEYTVTRSEARNRQRKLGTKLQ; this comes from the exons ATGGCGTTGGAAGAGCAGTGCTCGGCACCACCTCGATGGCAGGCCATATCAGCGACACACGTAGAGTTTCCCGAGG GAGATCTGACGGGACGTCTACTAGCTTACATCAGTCTCCTGCCCATAGCTATTCTCGTGGGCTTTGTCACGCTCATAGTGTTTAAACGGGAATTGCACACG ATTTCCTTCTTTGGCGGGATCCTCCTGAACGAAGGCTTGAACTGGCTGCTGAAGCACATTCTCAGAGAGCCACGCCCCTGTGCAG GAGCTCACACAACCCTGCACACAGAATATGGAATGCCCTCCAGCCATTCCCAGCTTATCTGGTTCTTTGTTGTTtacttctttcttttcctttatttaag AATGCATCAAACAAACAATGCTCGATGTGTGGACTTGCTATGGAGACACATCCTGTCCATTTTCCTATTGGCCGTAGCCTTTTCAGTATCATACAGCAG GGTCTACCTGTTGTATCACACCTGGAGTCAGGTATTTTATGGAGGGGTAGCCGGCAGCACGATGGCCATAATCTGGTTCTTTTTCACACAGGAGATGTTGACACCGTTATTCCCCAAAATTGCTGCCTG GCCAGTGTCAGAGTACTTTCTGGTGAGAGACACAAGCCTGATCCCCAACATCTTATGGTTTGAATATACAGTTACCAGATCAGAAGCAAG gaACAGACAACGAAAGCTTGGAACAAAACTTCAGTGA